Proteins found in one Pyxidicoccus trucidator genomic segment:
- a CDS encoding DMT family transporter produces the protein MSTSTPDILSGGPPRAERVQRLQADGALALITLFWGVTFVVVKGALGHADPFSFLTLRFTLGAVVLSVLAGRQVLSPVNLRRGGVLACFLFVGFALQTVGLTDTTPSRSAFITGMSVVFVPLLSLVLFKRVPRPTSLLGVVLAAVGLYFLTRPDAGGEGGGLAQGDVLTLGCAVAYAFHITFTERYAPKEGVMGLVAVQLWGVALMSAVCLPFVTRRVEWNPSLLGAVLVCGVLASAVAISVQTWGQARTTAVRAAVIYSMEPVFAAAYSVALGYEVLGAREWMGGGLILLGVLVSDVGAAAWGWWRARTA, from the coding sequence GTGAGCACCTCGACCCCCGACATCCTCAGTGGTGGCCCGCCCCGTGCGGAGCGCGTGCAGCGGCTCCAGGCGGATGGTGCGCTGGCGCTCATCACCCTCTTCTGGGGCGTCACCTTCGTGGTGGTGAAGGGCGCGCTGGGGCACGCGGACCCGTTCTCGTTCCTCACGCTGCGCTTCACCTTGGGCGCGGTGGTGCTGAGCGTGCTGGCGGGGCGGCAGGTGCTGAGCCCCGTGAATCTGCGGCGTGGCGGGGTGCTGGCCTGCTTCCTCTTCGTGGGCTTCGCACTGCAGACGGTGGGGCTCACGGACACCACGCCCTCGCGCTCGGCGTTCATCACCGGGATGAGCGTGGTGTTCGTCCCGTTGCTGTCGCTGGTGCTCTTCAAGCGGGTGCCCAGGCCCACGTCGCTGCTGGGCGTGGTGCTGGCGGCGGTGGGGCTCTACTTCCTCACTCGGCCGGACGCGGGCGGGGAGGGCGGAGGGCTGGCGCAGGGGGACGTGCTGACGCTGGGCTGCGCGGTGGCCTATGCGTTCCACATCACCTTCACGGAGCGGTACGCGCCGAAGGAGGGAGTGATGGGGCTGGTGGCCGTGCAGCTCTGGGGCGTGGCGCTGATGTCGGCGGTGTGTCTGCCCTTCGTGACGCGGCGGGTGGAGTGGAATCCGTCCCTCCTGGGAGCGGTGCTCGTCTGTGGCGTGCTCGCCAGCGCGGTGGCCATCAGCGTGCAGACGTGGGGGCAGGCGCGCACGACGGCGGTGCGGGCGGCGGTCATCTACTCCATGGAGCCGGTGTTCGCCGCGGCCTACTCGGTGGCGCTGGGCTACGAGGTGCTGGGCGCGCGGGAGTGGATGGGGGGCGGCCTCATCCTCCTGGGCGTGCTGGTGTCCGACGTGGGCGCCGCGGCCTGGGGCTGGTGGCGGGCGCGGACCGCGTAG
- a CDS encoding cytochrome c oxidase assembly factor Coa1 family protein — protein MDTVPEGNLVPQRGWWSRNWKWFVPVGGCLGLVASCGCLGAILVGVGFSSLSKLGAYTEAVAIATSDAEVRRALGTPIDTGLPKQSSVSSNNGRTDARFTIPLDGPEADALLRVDASQQEDGAEWKYRTLTVELEDGSLIDLREDAPEPELEEPDDEDRAPLPSPKPPVPPEPPFGAEPPGRDTAEPADGDEREGESDIEL, from the coding sequence ATGGACACGGTGCCCGAGGGTAACCTGGTGCCTCAGCGGGGCTGGTGGAGTCGGAACTGGAAGTGGTTCGTGCCGGTGGGAGGCTGCCTGGGCCTCGTGGCCTCGTGTGGCTGCCTGGGCGCAATCCTCGTGGGCGTGGGCTTCTCCTCCCTCAGCAAGCTGGGCGCCTATACGGAGGCGGTGGCCATCGCCACGTCGGACGCGGAGGTGCGACGTGCGCTGGGCACCCCCATCGACACCGGCCTGCCCAAGCAGTCCTCGGTGAGCTCGAACAACGGCCGCACCGACGCCCGCTTCACCATTCCGCTCGACGGGCCCGAGGCGGACGCACTCCTGCGCGTGGACGCGTCACAGCAGGAGGACGGCGCCGAGTGGAAGTACCGCACCCTCACCGTGGAGCTGGAGGACGGCTCCCTCATCGACCTGCGGGAGGACGCCCCCGAGCCGGAGCTGGAGGAGCCCGACGACGAGGACCGGGCGCCGCTACCCTCGCCCAAGCCCCCCGTCCCTCCGGAGCCGCCCTTCGGGGCCGAGCCCCCCGGCCGCGACACGGCGGAGCCCGCCGACGGGGACGAGCGCGAGGGCGAGAGCGACATCGAGCTGTAG
- a CDS encoding GNAT family N-acetyltransferase has translation MPPRKTPSTQVLLDVLDALPPGQRLWVHGAGHGLYPLLGRGDAVQVLRCGPGALGRGDVALMRQGRKLVAHVVVSTRPWLTASLLGGTDPPGGVTLGRVVAVRRGPWVIPLPRPFRPALWVARQAMAAAWARPESRLVYRGVRDFFFSGWSRPLRQRLVGPLEVRLLRADDLDALLVFAGERLVVSPGFLRRQLRERWGLDASSRRGAAAGAFDGQGRLQGFAWVDSYRQEALPLDGVWVRSLVVAPQARRMKVATRLLGCLVDEARSQGEARVYADIDDDNAASLRTFGGAGFRRAAPELTRRTNEAWDAAGRTKALVVLERDLEP, from the coding sequence ATGCCGCCGCGGAAGACTCCCTCCACCCAGGTACTGCTGGACGTGCTGGACGCGCTGCCTCCCGGGCAGCGGCTGTGGGTCCATGGCGCGGGGCACGGCCTCTACCCCCTGCTGGGGCGCGGCGACGCGGTGCAGGTGCTGCGCTGCGGGCCCGGAGCGCTGGGACGGGGGGACGTGGCGCTGATGCGGCAGGGCCGCAAGCTGGTGGCGCACGTGGTGGTGTCCACGCGGCCGTGGTTGACGGCCTCGCTGCTGGGGGGCACGGACCCGCCGGGCGGAGTGACGCTGGGGCGGGTGGTGGCGGTGCGGCGGGGGCCGTGGGTGATTCCGCTGCCCCGGCCCTTCCGGCCGGCGCTGTGGGTGGCGCGCCAGGCGATGGCGGCGGCGTGGGCCCGGCCCGAGAGCCGGTTAGTCTACCGGGGCGTGCGGGACTTCTTCTTCTCCGGCTGGTCCAGACCCTTGCGGCAGCGGCTCGTGGGGCCGCTGGAGGTGCGGCTGCTGCGGGCCGATGACCTGGACGCGCTGCTCGTCTTCGCGGGGGAGCGGCTGGTGGTGTCCCCCGGCTTCCTGCGCCGCCAGCTCCGGGAGCGGTGGGGCCTGGACGCATCCTCCCGCCGAGGTGCCGCCGCGGGCGCCTTCGACGGGCAGGGCCGTCTGCAGGGCTTCGCCTGGGTGGACTCGTACCGGCAGGAGGCGCTCCCGCTGGACGGCGTCTGGGTGCGCTCGCTGGTGGTGGCGCCGCAGGCCCGGCGGATGAAGGTGGCCACCCGGCTGCTGGGCTGCCTGGTGGACGAGGCGCGGAGCCAGGGCGAGGCGCGCGTCTACGCCGACATCGACGACGACAACGCCGCCTCGCTGCGCACCTTCGGCGGGGCGGGCTTCCGGCGCGCTGCTCCGGAGCTGACCCGGCGCACCAACGAGGCGTGGGACGCGGCGGGCCGGACCAAGGCGCTGGTCGTCCTGGAGCGCGACCTGGAGCCCTGA
- a CDS encoding MOSC domain-containing protein, with translation MARTPQLAGRAVRVLVCTERKSFVTRELPEAKVSFEGLEGDRHAGLTRPADVRTPWFPKGTPIRNTRQLSLVSSEELAQVADALGVPKVLAAWLGANLELAGVPKLTHLPPGTRLFFPGDAVLAVEGENEPCTGPGRVIEAHHPDREKLASRFVKAAWQRRGLVAWVERPGVLRAGDEVRVMLPKPVTYVLPT, from the coding sequence ATGGCCCGTACTCCGCAGCTCGCCGGCCGCGCCGTGCGCGTCCTCGTGTGTACCGAGCGCAAGTCCTTCGTCACCCGGGAGCTGCCCGAGGCGAAGGTGTCCTTCGAGGGACTCGAAGGGGACCGGCACGCGGGGCTGACGCGGCCGGCGGACGTGCGCACGCCGTGGTTCCCCAAGGGCACGCCCATCCGCAACACGCGGCAGCTGTCGCTGGTGTCGAGCGAGGAGCTGGCCCAGGTGGCGGATGCGCTGGGCGTTCCAAAGGTGCTGGCGGCGTGGCTGGGCGCCAACCTGGAGCTCGCCGGAGTGCCGAAGCTGACGCACCTGCCGCCGGGGACGCGGCTGTTCTTCCCCGGGGACGCGGTGCTTGCGGTGGAAGGGGAGAACGAGCCCTGCACCGGCCCGGGGCGCGTCATCGAGGCGCACCACCCGGACAGGGAGAAGCTGGCGAGCCGCTTCGTGAAGGCTGCGTGGCAGCGACGCGGCCTGGTGGCCTGGGTGGAGCGGCCGGGAGTCCTCCGCGCCGGGGACGAGGTGCGGGTGATGCTGCCGAAGCCGGTGACGTACGTGCTGCCGACGTAG
- a CDS encoding MBL fold metallo-hydrolase: MSVELRRNGMHLTGTPLSLDAKRKSPLCFVSHGHSDHIARHERTIATAATLRFMTHRLGPVNAPLSVPYGQPFDLGPLVLELLPAGHILGSAQLRVIRADGKRIVYTGDLNVAPSLTAEATVVAECDTLVIESTFGHPRYRFPPRAEVLGQVEAWVRKQLERGAVPVLLGYPLGKSQEAMKFLAGRGFPLVAHASIHEVAQLYAELGVPIENLRRYDGKVEPGEVLFIPPHQARGGALAPLWPRATAVLTGWAVDPGAARRYGADVAFPLSDHADFPSLVSYAKSTGAREVITCHGFAEELAQALRDAGLDARPLGGKPQQLTLL; encoded by the coding sequence ATGAGTGTGGAGCTGCGGCGAAACGGGATGCACCTGACGGGCACCCCCCTGTCCCTGGATGCGAAGCGGAAGTCTCCGCTGTGCTTCGTCAGCCATGGCCACTCGGACCACATCGCCCGGCATGAGCGCACCATCGCCACGGCGGCCACGCTGCGCTTCATGACGCACCGGCTGGGGCCCGTGAATGCGCCGCTCTCGGTGCCCTATGGGCAGCCCTTCGACCTGGGGCCGCTGGTGCTGGAGCTGCTGCCGGCGGGCCACATCCTGGGCAGCGCGCAGCTCCGCGTCATCCGCGCGGATGGGAAGCGCATCGTCTACACCGGCGACCTGAACGTGGCGCCGTCGCTCACCGCCGAGGCGACGGTGGTGGCCGAGTGCGACACGCTCGTCATCGAGTCCACCTTCGGCCACCCGCGCTACCGCTTCCCGCCCCGCGCGGAGGTGCTGGGACAGGTGGAGGCGTGGGTGCGCAAGCAGCTCGAGCGCGGCGCGGTGCCGGTGCTGCTCGGCTACCCGCTGGGAAAGAGCCAGGAGGCGATGAAGTTCCTCGCTGGCCGTGGCTTCCCGCTGGTGGCGCACGCCTCCATCCACGAGGTGGCGCAGCTCTACGCGGAGCTGGGCGTGCCGATTGAGAACCTGCGCCGCTACGACGGCAAGGTGGAGCCGGGCGAGGTGCTCTTCATCCCGCCACACCAGGCGCGGGGTGGGGCGCTGGCGCCACTGTGGCCGAGGGCCACGGCGGTGCTGACGGGCTGGGCGGTGGACCCGGGGGCGGCGCGGCGCTACGGCGCGGACGTGGCCTTCCCGCTGTCGGACCACGCGGACTTCCCCTCGCTGGTGTCCTACGCGAAGTCCACGGGCGCGAGAGAGGTGATTACCTGCCACGGCTTCGCGGAAGAGCTGGCGCAGGCCCTGCGCGACGCCGGCCTGGACGCGCGGCCGCTGGGCGGGAAGCCGCAGCAGCTCACCCTGCTCTGA